One Nocardia iowensis DNA window includes the following coding sequences:
- a CDS encoding glyoxalase — MNITTDQTIIDAVILEAPDPTTAAAFYDAAFGLGDKVRVRAAEAPTTGFRGFILSLVVSQPSTVDSLVGTALDAGATTLKPATKSFWGYGGVVQAPDGAIWKIATSSKKDTGPATREIDDFVVLLGVDNVKATKQFYIDRGLVVAKSFGGKYVEFATSSVKLALYGRRAAAKDAGVPQEGTGSHRLVIGSALGPFADPDGFTWEAAAA; from the coding sequence ATGAACATCACCACTGATCAGACCATTATCGACGCCGTCATCCTCGAAGCGCCCGACCCCACCACCGCCGCGGCGTTCTACGACGCCGCGTTCGGCCTCGGCGATAAGGTGCGCGTGCGCGCCGCCGAGGCGCCGACCACCGGCTTCCGTGGCTTCATCCTGTCGCTCGTGGTGTCGCAGCCGAGCACCGTCGACAGTCTCGTCGGCACCGCACTCGACGCGGGCGCGACGACGCTGAAACCGGCCACCAAGAGCTTCTGGGGCTACGGCGGCGTCGTCCAGGCGCCGGACGGGGCGATCTGGAAGATCGCGACCTCGTCGAAGAAGGACACCGGCCCGGCCACCCGGGAGATCGACGATTTCGTGGTGCTCCTCGGCGTCGACAATGTCAAGGCCACCAAGCAGTTCTACATCGACCGCGGCCTGGTCGTGGCGAAGAGTTTCGGCGGCAAGTACGTCGAGTTCGCCACGTCGTCGGTCAAGCTGGCGCTCTACGGGCGCCGCGCTGCCGCCAAGGACGCCGGCGTACCCCAGGAGGGCACCGGGTCGCACCGGCTCGTCATCGGTAGCGCTCTCGGTCCCTTCGCCGACCCGGACGGATTCACCTGGGAGGCCGCCGCGGCATGA
- a CDS encoding pyridoxamine 5'-phosphate oxidase family protein — MPKPFTEAERQEFLAGKHIAVLSVAATDGRPPATVPIWYDYTPGGDIRINTGAERRKARLIREAGVVTLTVQREELPYQYVIVEGTVIEATTPSPREVREAIAIRYLGLEDGRAFADRMDGTKSVLFTIRPDRWITQDYSGDL; from the coding sequence ATGCCGAAACCGTTCACGGAGGCCGAACGTCAAGAATTCCTCGCGGGCAAGCACATTGCCGTGCTGTCGGTCGCGGCGACCGACGGGCGACCGCCCGCGACCGTCCCGATCTGGTACGACTACACCCCCGGCGGTGACATCAGGATCAATACCGGTGCCGAGCGCCGCAAGGCCAGGCTCATCCGGGAGGCCGGCGTCGTAACTCTTACCGTCCAGCGCGAAGAACTGCCGTACCAGTACGTCATCGTCGAGGGCACGGTCATCGAAGCGACCACGCCCTCGCCGCGGGAAGTGCGGGAGGCAATCGCGATCCGCTACCTCGGCTTGGAAGACGGTCGCGCCTTCGCCGATCGCATGGACGGCACCAAGTCCGTCCTGTTCACTATCCGTCCCGACCGCTGGATCACCCAGGACTACTCGGGTGACCTCTGA